AATTGCTTCAACAGTGAGCTGCAGTGAGCCTTATACACAGCCCAACAATTGTCTACAAGGCAGGGGACAAGTGGAGTcttagctcagtgatagagcccCTACTTTGTATGGCATGTTCAATCtggggcatctccaggtaggactggaaacGACCACTACCCAAATCTCTGGACAGCATGGCCAGAGCAGACAAAACCAGGCTAAACTCCAAATGGAGGCTGCCTCTGTTTAAGGAAGTTTCAACTGTCTCctccagttaagaacataagaacagacccactggatcaggccatagacccatctagtccaacttccggtatctcacagcggcccaccaaatgccccagggagtacaccagataacaagaagacctgcaaggcttcctgggaattgtagttaagaacataagaacagccccactggatcaggccataggcccatctagtccagcttcctgtatctcacagcggcccaccaaatgccccagggagcacaccagataacaagagacctcatcctgatgccctcccttgcatctggcaaagtTGAGATCTGAGCAAGATGATCTGAAATCCCTGCAATCAACTGTCTACAAACCAGTTGTGAAAAGACCCCTTTGCGTGACTCAAAGAGGAAGGGTATGTAGGCCACACTTCTCCAAACGATGACGGGGCTATTTCTTGCCAGATCCCCGTTTCACTCTGCGGTGTGAATTTGAAGGCGAGAGACTAAGCAGCAAGAGACAGGCACATCCTTGACCCAGAGTTTTACCAACCCTGAAGGAGAAGACTGATGCAGCCCTTCTGAAGGGCAAAGATAACATCCCTGTGTTTCAAGTTGCACGCATCCACTGCAATGACCAGACCCTAGTCCCTGCTCAATGTTACCGTTTCCGTGTAGGTATCCCGGCACACAGTCTTGCATCCAAAGGCAGCATTGGATATGCTGATGCAGAGTTCCAGGAAGGTGAAGAGCAGAAGGATACACATCACCCCAGTCATGATCTTCTATTGATAAAGAAGAGATCCTGGAATAAGGGAATCCATTCCCCACTTATACATAACACTAGAGCACCATGGAAGGGAAGGAGGGCTGTTGGGATTGAGGACTTTAGGAGCCCCACTGGTTCCTCATTCATTTCCAGACAGGAGCTGGTTCAAAGCCCTAAATGACTTGAGATCTGAGTACTGTAAGAACCTCCTCCTCCCTTACGAACCTGCGTAAAGGTTGATTTTCAGCTGGATCCCTCCACCGTGTATCACCACCACCCCTTAAGAGAGCAACTGGTGTTTGCAGGGCAGGGCCTTTGTGGTGGTGGGACCTTAGAAGTGAGCtctgagagcccccccccccttgatcgCTGCATTTGCCAGCTGGGAGATAAGGTTGCACCTGAGATGTCAAATGTTGTttctatttattattttttgtctTGGAGCGATTGTTTTTGCGGCTTGGTTTAGAGCACGCCTGGACTTTCCAGGAGAAAAGCTGCCCCGGGTGTGCACCATAAGGAGGTTCCAGTGTGCCTCTTTGTTGGAACGCCAGGTAGAcctccacataagaacataagaacagccccactggatcaggccataggcccatctagtccagcttcctgtatctcacagcggcccaccaaatgccccagggagcacaccagataacaagagacctcatcctggtgccctcccttgcatctggcattctgacatagcccatttctaaaatcaggaggttgcgcatacacatcatggcttgtaacccgtaatggatttttcctccagaaacttgtccaatccccttttaaaggcgtctaggctagacgccagcaccacatcctgtggcaaggagttccacagaccgaccacatgctgaataaagaaatattttcttttgtatgtcctaacccgcccaacactcaattttagtggatgtcccctggttctggtattatgtgagagtgtaaagagcatcttcctatccactctgtccatcccctgcataattttgtatgtctcaatcatgtccctcctcaggcgtctcttttctaggctgaagaggcccaaacgccgtagcctttcctcataaggaaggtgccccagccccgtaatcgtcttagtcgctctcttttgcaccttttccatttccactatgtcttttttgagatgcggcgaccagaactggacacaatactccaggtgtggccttaccatagatttgtacaacggcatggGGAACCTtgaggtggaggccaggtctacctgctacTTCGAATACTGTGTATACCTGGCCTTTCCCAGGGGGAAATACCCTGTGTATACCTGGGTGTTCCCAGGGGGACctcaaggtggaggccaggtctacccatagCTCTGAGTGACCAAAAGCAGGGCGGTGGGAGCAGTCTGCCCTGGGTAGCAGTGGTGCTAGGGTACGCCACTGGGTTAACCAATGATAATCTTCCCTTCACACAATTTAGCTTGGCGTTACTCAGGTCAAACCTCAACATCAAGAATGATGTCAGAAGCACCAGAAATAAAGCATTTCCCCTACAGGGTCAgcactccatccatccatccatccatccataaacctttattggcattaaaaacaattaataacagtaataacaataataacaagaGCCAAAGCAGTGGCTGTGTTACCAAAGGGAAAATCACAACAAGGAACTAATGACCCACCCTTTCCTGTTGTGTTTGAATGGATACTCACATAAGGGATGATGTGGGTTTCATAACACAGCAGATCTGTACTGAATGAACTGGAGTTGGAGCTGGAGCACTCATATTCGATACGCCATACTGAACTTTCTATTGAAATACTAAGGCATACAATTGCGACGCCCGCAGCCACAGCGCTCACTGTGTTCATTCCCAGCATACCTTTCacctgggggggggaaccagtcaGTTCACTCCAATGTATGCAGCTTCTTTCTTGACCCAGGCTCCTGTGGTCATCACGATTCACCTGAAGCACATGCCCCCAACCCCAAAACTCACACTGTATATTATAttgatttagggtccaatcctatccaatttcccagtgctggcacagttgtgccaatggggcgtggaCTGCATCcggtggtggagaggcagtcacagaggcctcctcaaggtatgggaacatttgcttccttatctCGGGgttacattgcggctgcaccagtgctggaaagggcccTTTGTTGTCGAAAACATTGTCACCCCTACCTTCCTGCAACATACACTGTGAGGAATACCATAAGAACATCGGATCCTTCCAGGATCTATACCCTGTGAACTCTGGCCATCTTTTGTAGCAGGAGACaagataaaaagaataaaaaccagTGGAAAACAATCGTCCCCATAAGGGTCAGCCAGAAGAAGCAAGTGGGGTCCCAATTAAAAGCTCTgcgaagctttaaaaaaaaaaaaagttgaaaagccctgctggaccaaGTCCAAAAAGGAAGCTAATCCAGCACCCTCTTTTCAGGATGGTTGAGCACCTCTGAATAGCCCACAAGCAGGCGATGTAGAGCTACACCTTTAATATGcatctcattcacacacacacacacacacacacaaacacacacacacacacaccatacacAAATGCATCTAGCTGACTCTGCTATTTGAGATGTATGTCTTCTCTGGCGGGGGGGGGTCACGTTGTCCTCTGCTTGAGATGGGGCGACACAGTGGCGACCCACAGTGGTGACCCCTGCAATGTCACACCCAGGGCCATGAATGCAGAGTCTGTCCTTCCCTCCCGGTTGACACCTGCTCCCCCAACACTGCGCACCCCCCTCGCTTACTTGGGTGCTCCGAATCCTTGTGTGGCATCCCGGGGCACTAAGAAAGCCTTCTGATCCTCTGAAAGGCCTTTAGACAGtacttccaaaaaaccagaagtactgtttaaaggaCCCCCCAAAAGCTTGGGAGCTTTCCAAGCACTCCAGGATCACAAGACGCCTCACCACTTGAAACCACATGGCCCCCTGGCTCTAACTCTTAAGGACACCGCTGCTTCTCCAGAGATCTTGTCCAGCGCCCTGTAGTCTCTCAGTCCAGGTAGGCTTCTCCCAGCTCTCCCATGCTCATTGTTCAAGAGACCCTCAGACTAGGAACACTGGGGGTGGGTCTGAAAgggcaacccccccaaaaaagaacctAGAATGCCCTGCTCTATCTCAGCTATTTCCACACAATCCTCAAAAAGGTTTGTTACCAGTGATGGCTTTGGGTTCCTGGCAGCTGCCACTGACAGCGATCCAGAGATGATGAACTGTAAGAGATGGAGAAGGGGGTCAGAGTCGAGGAACAGCTTGGAACTGCTACACCACCATTGTCAGGATGATTATCTTGGAGCCCTCCATTTCTGTCCACTGGAGCAGGGGCTCCCAAACTGCGCATCATGATGGGGTATCACGAGGCACACACTGGGGCATTGTGGGATGCTTGCCACATGCAGTGAACCTACATGCAGTGACCATGCAGTGAACctacaaacagtggcaggaggcttggTGAAGCAGGTAGAGCTGCTCTGCGCAGTTTTCGCCTGCTGGAAAAGGCCCGCCCGCTTGCCCTGAGCCCCTTAGCGCTGTTTGTAGGGTCGCTTCGAGCCTCTGTACCTGGAAGcaagtggtgatgatgtcatcacgcaATTACGTCACATGTCATTGCCACGTCCTTCTGGGTGCCTGGGGAATTGCCACAAAGGTACGTTTAGGAAGCACTGCGCTAGATCATTGAGAGCAGGAAGACTTAACATCGCCTGATGCTCTCAAGCAAAGGGTACAAAGTCAAGGGCGTGCATCCTGATTGGCAAATTTATCAAAAGCGGGGGGTGGGGCAAGTTCATCTAAAGGAGGGGATTgtactatattttaaaaaattaagttaATGGGAgcgacaccaatcctagtgatgtcactgcatttaggtagtgcatatgatattgtaaatttattctgtatggtctggtacgggaggtgGTCCATTGTGGGGGTGACggaatgagctcttgcaccgggtgacataaaccctagtgatgcctctgatctATGCACGGGGTTTCATTAAAGACCCCCGCCTTCCCCGTCACAGTTTATGACTGCCTagactagagcaagggtgtcaaacacatttcacacAGCGGGAcaaagagcattcatgatgcttgctgagggccagatgtgatgtcgttaagcaggaagtgatgtcgttaagcaggtcatgaccagaaataagacctcttttctcaggaactcattagcggcaaatgactgaagagaaaatatgcaaatcctgatcatattttcaagatatgggagagcccaattcagACACGgaactttcagcagtgacacctcagtggcttttcagcagtgacacctctgcACAGCTCATTGACAGAGTAGCTGATGATGGTGCTTTGAGAGGCCCAGATAAAGACCCTACATtcggcccgcaggccttatgtttgacacccctggcctagggcaAGAAAGCTCCATTGCCTAATTACGGAAGATCACCAAGCACTGCTGAAGGTTCAACCATACATTCCTTACCAAAGCTTATCAgcacagtgttttccaaactgtggctcgggacccaccagtgggtcacgagctGATTTTTTGGGTGGGTCGTGAAAAGTTTTtgatacattaaaaaataaaacactgccAGCACTTTGCATGAGAGCTGTGAACTCTGGTTGGCACCAAGTTCAAAGCctccaggctgcaatccaa
This sequence is a window from Tiliqua scincoides isolate rTilSci1 chromosome 10, rTilSci1.hap2, whole genome shotgun sequence. Protein-coding genes within it:
- the LOC136661458 gene encoding membrane-spanning 4-domains subfamily A member 4D-like isoform X1, whose protein sequence is MDPKKAKELPEQLKKFYKGEPLALGITQILVGIITIVSGVVLNVADDFNFVYVAILTPYWTGVLFIISGSLSVAAARNPKPSLVKGMLGMNTVSAVAAGVAIVCLSISIESSVWRIEYECSSSNSSSFSTDLLCYETHIIPYKIMTGVMCILLLFTFLELCISISNAAFGCKTVCRDTYTETVVVVYQNAPPGNIVSPPVSQ
- the LOC136661458 gene encoding membrane-spanning 4-domains subfamily A member 4D-like isoform X2, with translation MDPKKAKELPEQLKKFYKGEPLALGITQILVGIITIVSGVVLNVADDFNFVYVAILTPYWTGVLFIISGSLSVAAARNPKPSLVKGMLGMNTVSAVAAGVAIVCLSISIESSVWRIEYECSSSNSSSFSTDLLCYETHIIPYIMTGVMCILLLFTFLELCISISNAAFGCKTVCRDTYTETVVVVYQNAPPGNIVSPPVSQ